Proteins from a genomic interval of Phlebotomus papatasi isolate M1 chromosome 3, Ppap_2.1, whole genome shotgun sequence:
- the LOC129807185 gene encoding glycerate kinase — translation MYKSVTRMETVLKNIFLKSVESVKIRNLFERQKCMRMCREEDRLFVEISPVIDKRLPLRVDITDKQCHVVGFGKAVFGMAIEVERILDTHLKSGILSVPCGTLDKFKNTDTQLNSNGRIEVFEGAKNNLPDRDAHSTAIKIKDFVSRLSNDDVLFVLISGGGSALLPLPDPSVTLEEKMLVVKMLARSGATINELNTVRIAISSIKGGKLSVAAKNAHKIVSLVISDIVGDPIDLIASGPTYISGMNYQKSANDIIDKYGLRGQLPKAVEDLLAKLIAKEEMKITNNHLAIIANNSIAVNTALQEAEKLGYHAVCLSKVIECDVERLSEVYLKLIFVLKDYMTFGNEKDLQTKLKAILEDLKYEVGFIDQILEVLKARTKSGICIVAGGETTVEVKGSGIGGRNQELTLRVLKKVLDQDQSYDFGDVGFLSAGTDGIDGPTPAAGAVGTLSTFRQYSDSSLQAYLSSNDSYTFWNKTCPRGHIVIGHTGTNVMDLHVLLLPFS, via the coding sequence ATGTACAAGAGTGTGACTAGAATGGAAACCGTgcttaagaatatttttctcaagagTGTAGAATCAGTTAAGattagaaatttatttgaaCGCCAAAAATGCATGAGAATGTGCCGTGAAGAAGACCGATTGTTTGTGGAAATCTCGCCGGTGATTGACAAAAGGCTTCCCCTTCGGGTTGATATCACCGATAAGCAATGCCATGTTGTAGGCTTCGGTAAAGCAGTCTTTGGGATGGCAATAGAAGTGGAACGTATTTTAGATACTCACCTTAAATCCGGTATTCTTAGTGTACCTTGTGGAACATTGGACAAATTCAAAAATACAGATACGCAGCTTAATTCCAACGGTCGGATTGAAGTGTTTGAGGGAGCCAAGAACAATCTTCCCGATAGAGATGCCCACAGCACggcaattaaaattaaagactttGTATCGCGGCTTTCGAATGATGATGTGCTGTTTGTGTTGATTTCTGGTGGAGGTAGTGCTCTGCTTCCTCTTCCTGATCCCTCAGTGACGCTTGAAGAGAAAATGCTAGTGGTGAAGATGTTAGCAAGGAGTGGTGCTACTATTAATGAACTTAACACCGTTAGAATTGCAATATCAAGTATTAAGGGTGGAAAATTATCTGTTGCTGCTAAAAATGCTCATAAGATCGTGTCTTTGGTGATTTCGGACATTGTTGGGGATCCGATTGATCTTATTGCCAGTGGACCAACTTACATTTCcggaatgaattatcaaaagtCTGCAAATGACATTATCGATAAGTATGGGCTAAGGGGACAGCTTCCGAAAGCAGTTGAGGATCTGTTAGCGAAATTAATTGCAAAGGAAGAAATGAAGATCACTAATAATCATCTTGCGATCATTGCAAATAATTCAATAGCTGTGAACACAGCTCTGCAAGAAGCTGAAAAGTTAGGATATCACGCGGTCTGTTTGTCAAAAGTCATTGAGTGCGATGTAGAGAGGCTAAGTGAGGTTTATCTTAAACTGATCTTTGTCTTAAAGGACTATATGACATTCGGAAATGAGAAAGATTTGCAGACTAAATTGAAGGCGATTTTAGAAGATTTGAAGTATGAAGTTGGATTTATTGATCAGATTCTAGAGGTTCTGAAAGCAAGGACCAAGTCTGGGATCTGCATTGTTGCTGGAGGTGAGACAACCGTTGAAGTTAAAGGTTCAGGGATAGGTGGCCGAAATCAGGAACTTACTCTTCGCGTCCTTAAGAAAGTTTTGGATCAGGATCAATCTTACGATTTCGGAGACGTAGGCTTCCTTTCAGCTGGAACGGACGGGATTGATGGACCAACTCCAGCAGCAGGGGCTGTGGGGACTCTTTCAACGTTTCGACAATACTCAGACTCTTCCTTGCAAGCTTACCTCTCATCAAATGATTCCTACACCTTTTGGAATAAAACCTGCCCCAGAGGCCATATTGTTATAGGACATACAGGCACAAATGTAATGGACCTGCATGTACTCCTCTTGCCATTCTCATAG